A stretch of the Cydia amplana chromosome 6, ilCydAmpl1.1, whole genome shotgun sequence genome encodes the following:
- the LOC134649237 gene encoding uncharacterized protein LOC134649237 — translation MAFVYSCCFWFSLRLGGILIGIFSLVQAVIVLIGCGLAYTHPDQAKDDIAMWTQNMILIYTKDYIDDILTHFNRYVTFGITVTCLYIVTCILFIYGAYTFQNILLIGFILAELIRLLFLSVLVATGLLVLKQNTMDIGLLIGASVAGGFLLLGMFYLWVCALNLPVLINEMERDEQAATIAKLRQVLEMTNSNQLRAAQGMDDHIPLASDKNRGPIYTVPRKKGTEFVSRIPVSFYSNVN, via the exons GTGCAGGCCGTGATAGTATTGATCGGATGCGGCCTGGCCTACACACACCCCGACCAAGCCAAGGACGACATCGCGATGTGGACTCAAAACATGATATTAATTTATACAAAGGATTATATAGATGATATTTTGACAC ATTTCAACCGGTATGTCACTTTCGGGATAACAGTCACGTGTTTGTACATAGTGACATGTATCTTATTCATTTACGGGGCATATACG TTCCAAAACATACTCCTTATTGGATTTATCCTGGCGGAGCTAATCCGGCTGCTATTTTTGTCAGTCCTGGTGGCCACCGGCTTACTGGTTCTCAAGCAGAACACTATGGACATAGGACTTCTCATCGGCGCTAGTGTCGCCGGCGGCTTTCTTCTTT TGGGAATGTTTTACCTGTGGGTGTGCGCGCTGAATTTGCCGGTGCTGATAAATGAGATGGAACGTGACGAGCAAGCAGCGACCATCGCGAAACTACGGCAGGTCCTCGAGATGACCAACTCCAACCAACTGAGGGCCGCTCAGGGGATGGACGACCACATACCGCTGGCCAGCGACAAGAACCGCGGACCGATATACACAGTGCCGCGGAAAAAAGGCACAGAATTCGTCTCGAGGATTCCTGTATCGTTTTATTCGAACGTGAATTGA